Proteins co-encoded in one Sparus aurata chromosome 18, fSpaAur1.1, whole genome shotgun sequence genomic window:
- the ganabb gene encoding neutral alpha-glucosidase AB isoform X5, translating into MAAFTERMASVLLLWLAVCLSGTWAVDKGNFKTCDQSAFCKRQRALKPGESPYRALLETMELTNTRLTLQLINDNNKVRLLLELYRLQGNITRVKINELKPLKPRYEVPDVLIREPPTEPLSLLSQDENGVVLSLGAESQRVIVSARPFRLDIMEGRDVLMSLNSRGLLAFEHLRMRKDTQADPEGEKKEEADPANQAETAKEEEEKVEDGMWEESFKSHADSKPSGPSAVSLDFSLPGVEHVYGIPEHADTLRLKTTDNGDPYRLYNLDVFQYELYNPMALYGAVPVMLAHNAQRTTGIFWLNAAETWVDISSNTAGKTVFGKMLDYVQGSSETPQTDVRWISESGIIDVFIMLGPTPKDIFSQYASLTGTQSFPPLSALAYHQCRWNYNDQKDVQEVDAGFDEHDIPYDFIWLDIEHTDGKRYFTWDPHKFASPKEMLQGLVEKKRKMVAIVDPHIKVDSNYKIHNEIRSKGFYIKNKDGGDYEGWCWPGSAGYPDFTRADMRAWWASMFAYDQYEGSMENLYTWNDMNEPSVFNGPEVTMHKDAMHGAWEHRDVHNLYGFYVQMATAEGLIQRSGGVERPFVLTRAFFAGSQRYGAVWTGDNAAEWDHLKISIPMCLSLGLVGISFCGADVGGFFKSPSTELLVRWYQTGAYQPFFRAHAHLDTPRREPWLFGPENTALIREAVRQRYTLLPYWYQQFYQAHQTGEPIMRPLWVEYPQDPATFAIDDEFLIGRDLLVHPVTEEGARGVTAYLPGKDELWFDVHTFQKHNGAQNLYIPVTMSSIPVFQRGGSIIPRKLRVRRSSTCMEHDPYTLYVALNPQRTAEGELYIDDGHTFNYEKKEFILRKLSFTKNILSSVNMAPDAQFSTRSWIERIIILGASKPSKVTLKTAGGQESQVEFEFDASMSVLTLRKPGMNAGVDWSVTLQ; encoded by the exons GTGCGTCTGCTGCTCGAGCTCTACCGTCTCCAGGGAAACATAACAAGGGTGAAGATTAACGAGCTGAAACCCCTGAAGCCGCGCTATGAGGTCCCAGATGTGCTCATCAGGGAGCCACCTACTGAGCC CCTGTCTCTCTTGTCTCAGGACGAGAACGGAGTTGTGCTGTCCCTGGGGGCGGAGTCTCAGAGGGTCATCGTCAGCGCCCGGCCATTCCGGCTGGACATCATGGAAGGGCGAGACGTGTTGATGTCGCTGAACTCTCGCGGCCTGCTGGCCTTCGAGCACCTGAGGATGCGCAAGGACAC TCAGGCAGACCCAGAGGgcgagaagaaagaggaggctGATCCAGCAAACCAGGCCGAG ACAgcaaaggaagaggaagagaaagtcGAAGACGGGATGTGGGAGGAATCGTTTAAATCGCATGCCGATAGTAAACCTAGTG GTCCCTCTGCTGTTAGTTTAGATTTTTCGTTGCCGGGGGTTGAGCACGTCTACGGCATCCCAGAACACGCAGACACCCTCAGACTCAAAACAACAGA TAATGGTGATCCGTATCGGCTCTACAACCTGGATGTCTTCCAGTACGAGCTTTACAACCCCATGGCCCTTTACGGCGCTGTCCCTGTCATGTTGGCCCACAACGCCCAGCGGACCACAGGCATCTTCTGGCTCAATGCTGCTGAGACCTGGGTGGATATCAGCTCCAACACAGCTGGAAAG acTGTGTTTgggaaaatgctggattacgtgcAGGGCTCCAGTGAGACGCCGCAGACGGATGTGCGTTGGATTTCTGAAAGCGGCATCATCGATGTCTTCATTATGCTTGGACCAACACCCAAAGACATCTTCTCTCAGTATGCCTCCCTCACAG GCACCCAGtctttccctcccctctctgctctGGCCTACCACCAGTGCCGCTGGAACTACAACGACCAGAAGGACGTGCAGGAGGTGGATGCAGGCTTTGACGAGCACGACATCCCCTATGACTTCATCTGGCTCGACATCGAGCACACGGACGGGAAGCGCTACTTCACCTGGGATCCACACAAGTTTGCATCCCCGAAGGAGATGCTGCAGGGTCTGGTGGAGAAGAAACGCAAG atgGTTGCCATTGTGGACCCTCATATTAAAGTAGACAGCAACTACAAGATCCACAATGAAATCCGCTCTAAGGGTTTCTATATCAAGAATAAAGATGGGGGAGACTACGAGGGCTGGTGTTGGCCTG GAAGCGCTGGCTATCCAGATTTCACCCGTGCAGACATGAGGGCCTGGTGGGCCAGCATGTTCGCCTACGATCAGTATGAG GGTTCCATGGAGAACCTCTATACGTGGAACGACATGAATGAGCCGTCAGTCTTTAATGGGCCAGAGGTTACCATGCACAAGGATGCCATGCACGGAGCCTGGGAGCACCGTGACGTCCACAACCTGTATGGCTTCTATGTG CAAATGGCCACGGCGGAGGGTTTGATCCAGAGGTCAGGAGGAGTCGAGCGACCTTTTGTCCTGACCAGAGCCTTCTTTGCTGGGTCACAGCGCTACG GTGCTGTGTGGACCGGCGATAACGCTGCTGAGTGGGACCATCTGAAAATCTCCATCCCCATGTGTCTGAGCCTAGGCCTGGTTGGAATCTCTTTCTGTGGTG CTGATGTCGGTGGATTCTTCAAGTCTCCCAGCACTGAGCTGCTTGTGCGTTGGTACCAGACGGGCGCTTACCAGCCGTTCTTCAGGGCCCACGCTCACCTGGACACACCCCGCCGCGAGCCCTGGCTGTTCGGTCCTGAAAACACAGCGCTGATCCGTGAAGCGGTGCGCCAGCGCTACACCCTCCTGCCCTACTGGTACCAGCAGTTCTACCAAGCACACCAGACTGGAGAGCCCATCATGAG ACCACTGTGGGTGGAGTATCCTCAGGATCCTGCTACTTTTGCTATCGATGACGAGTTCTTGATTG GGAGAGACTTGTTGGTGCACCCGGTTACTGAGGAGGGAGCCAGGGGAGTCACCGCCTACCTGCCTGGCAAAGACGAG CTTTGGTTTGACGTCCACACGTTCCAGAAGCACAATGGAGCCCAGAACCTTTACATTCCTGTCACCATGAGCTCT atCCCTGTGTTCCAGCGCGGCGGCTCCATTATTCCCAGGAAGCTACGAGTTCGCAGGTCTTCCACCTGCATGGAGCACGATCCCTACACTCTATATGTGGCTCTTAACCCCCAG AGAACTGCAGAGGGCGAGCTCTACATAGATGATGGCCACACCTTCAACTATGAAAAGAAGGAGTTCATCCTGAGGAAGCTTTCCTTCACCAAAAacatcctctcctctgt TAACATGGCTCCGGATGCCCAGTTTTCTACCCGCTCCTGGATCGAACGCATTATCATACTGGGAGCCAGTAAGCCCAGCAAGGTTACCCTTAAGACTGCTG GTGGTCAGGAGAGCCAGGTAGAGTTTGAATTCGACGCCTCAATGTCCGTGTTGACGCTCCGCAAGCCCGGCATGAACGCAGGGGTAGACTGGTCTGTGACGCTTCAGTAA